The Apium graveolens cultivar Ventura chromosome 6, ASM990537v1, whole genome shotgun sequence genome contains a region encoding:
- the LOC141664681 gene encoding uncharacterized protein LOC141664681, translating to METPSCKKRVRHDSDESSMSLPDVKKLKQDLFNIQDNDSDLDYFLETFENEISAVDISSYSCESQPELGFLLDASDDELGLPPPKSSLEKVEIEGVRVMSESSELSELWEFEDGVCGFDSFDLGFGDYNPHNCGEFVTIDGVFDYSGAV from the coding sequence ATGGAAACACCGAGTTGCAAGAAACGAGTCCGACACGACTCAGACGAGTCAAGCATGTCTCTCCCCGACGTAAAAAAACTCAAACAAGACCTTTTCAACATCCAAGACAACGACTCTGATCTGGACTACTTCCTCGAGACTTTTGAAAATGAAATCTCAGCCGTTGATATCTCCTCATATTCTTGTGAGTCACAGCCGGAGCTCGGGTTCCTTCTAGATGCTTCTGATGATGAATTGGGTCTTCCTCCACCTAAATCCTCGTTGGAAAAGGTAGAAATTGAGGGGGTTCGAGTCATGTCTGAGTCGTCTGAATTGAGTGAGTTGTGGGAGTTTGAAGATGGAGTTTGTGGTTTTGACTCGTTTGATCTAGGTTTTGGTGATTATAACCCTCATAACTGTGGGGAATTTGTGACGATTGACGGGGTGTTTGATTATTCGGGGGCCGTCTGA